From Haloplasma contractile SSD-17B:
TACAATTCATGCCGAAGGGTCTGTACTTGTCTCTTTTGGTAATACAAAGGTTCTTTGCAATGCATCTATAGATGAAAAAGTTCCAATCTGGTTGCGTGGTGGAAATAAAGGTTGGGTAGCTGCGGAATATTCAATGTTACCAAGAGCAACTGCAACAAGAAATATTCGTGAAGCAGCAAGAGGAAAATTATCTGGGAGAACAATGGAAATTCAACGTTTAATTGGACGTGCTTTCCGTTCAGTAATCGACTTAGATAAGCTTGGTGAGCGAACAATTGTAGTTGATTGTGATGTTATACAAGCAGATGGTGGAACTCGTACAGCTTCTATTACAGGAGGATTTTTAGCATTAAAAATCGCTGTAAATAAATTATTAAAAGATGGAAAAGTAAAAGAAGATCCAATAAAAGAATATCTAGCAGCTATTTCAGTTGGAATTAATAATGATGATGTTATTTTAGACTTAGACTATGTTGAGGATTCAAAAGCACAGGTTGATATGAATATTGTAATGACTGAAGGTGGAAACTTTGTAGAAATACAAGGTACTGGTGAAGAAGCAACGTTTAATGAAAATCAACTTGGAACGATGTTATCGTATGCTAAAAGAGGAATCAGTCAACTAATACTCAAACAACAACATGCACTAGGAGAAAATGATGAAGGAACTAGTAATAGCAACTAAAAACAAAGGGAAAATTAAGGAATATGAAGCATTATTTAATAAATTTAATATATCTGTAAAATCGCTTTATGATTTTAAGGAACCAATTGATATTGATGAGACCGGTACGACATTTCATGAGAACGCGTTAATTAAAGCAAATACCATAAAAGAACGATACAATATTCCTGTTTTAGCTGATGACTCAGGATTAGCTGTAGATGCCTTAAATGGTGCACCAGGTATCTATTCGGCACGTTATGCAGGTCTTGAGAAAGATGATCAGGCGAACAATTTAAAATTATTAAGAGAACTTGAAGGAGTACCTGAAGCAAAACGTACGCTCCATTTTCCGTGTGTGCCTTGGCATTTGTCATCCCAAATAAAAACCCTATTGTTGTAGAAGGACGCTTAGATGGAATAATTAGTATTGAACCAAAAGGGACCAAAGGTTTTGGTTATGACCCACTATTCTATATACCGCAATTAAAAAAACATGCAGCGGAACTATCGCAGGAAGAAAAATCGGCAATCAGCCACAGAGGTAACGCACTAAGAGAATTAAAGACACATTTAGAAAAGATGTTGGATGAAAAATGAAGTTCTTAATTGTAAGTGATACACATGGTATGACTGAAGACTTTATACGTGTCTTTTATGCGTTTAAAGACCAAGTCGATTATTTTATTCACTGTGGAGATGTAGGGTTTAGTACGCTAGAGTGCAACGAATTAGAGCAATTTATTACAGTTGAAGGAAACTGTGATGCAGGTAATTATCCAGTAGTTGAGACGATTCAAAAAGCGGGTAGTAAACATAATATACTAATCACACACGGTCACCTGTTAGATGTTAAATGGAATCTAAATCGCCTTTATTATAAAGCATTGGAGCAGGATGCAAAGGTTGTATGCTTTGGTCACACCCATCAGCCCTTGTATAATCGAATAAATGACGTTGTCTTGATTAATCCGGGTAGTTTATTCGCAAATCGTGGTGTACGAGGAAAGACATTTGCTATTTTAACGTTGGATAATGATCATATAAATGTAACCCATTATAATGCAGAAACGTTTACACCTTATACACTATAAAAAACACCTGTCCAGGTGTTTTTTTATAGTTCAATACTATACCGCCATGACTAAATTAAGAACGATTTTTTAAATATTCGAGTACTTCATTCGGATGGGTTTTCGCTTTCACAGTATTAAAAACGTTTTCTAAATCGCCTTTTTCACTAATTATATATGTTTTACGCGCTACCTTTGTCTCGTCTTTAGTAGCACCTAGCACAGACAGTAACTCTAAATCTTTATCTACTAACAGGTTAAATGGTAAGCAATGTTTGTCGATAAAATTATGATGAGATTTCATCGAATTCTTATTAATTCCGATCACAATAGCATTCTGTTTTATAATTTCCTCGTGTAAGTCTCGAAATCTTTTAGCTTCTACTGTACACCCTGGTGTATTGTCGCGTGGATACGTATATAGTACAATGACTTTTCCTTTATAATCTTCTGTTTTATGATCGTTTCCATCTGTTCCGGGTAGGTTGAAATCAACATAATCTCCAATTTGCAACATGGTATCACCTCTTTCATCTTCTATTATAGCTTAATTATAATTATCAAATCAAAAATAACGCTTTTATAAAAAAAAATAAAAAAATGCTTTACAATTATTTTCTTATAAGCTATAATATCTATTGTTGAGTCTAGTGATGATAACGAGGAGGAAACACCTGTTCCCATACCGAACACAGTAGTTAAGCTCCTTAGTGCCGATGGTAGTTCGTAAGAGCCAGAGTAGGTAGTTGCTAGGCAGTATAATGCGGGCGTAGTTTAATGGTAGAACTTCAGCCTTCCAAGCTGACTGTGTGGGTTCGATTCCCATCGCCCGCTCCATACTAACTGCAAAAACTGTCTTTTAAAGACAGTTTTTTTATATACTTATAACGAAGTATGAATTATATAAGGTGCTTTTGGATAAACTAATGTCAAATCTGTATTGAAATGAGTGACTTATGAATGGATCATAAACATAAATTAATCATTGCCTTTTCTATAATGGCTATACTCTACTTTAGTATGCAGACGAATAAGACGTTTGCAGCTTATGAAAATTATGACTTATATCATTCCACCCATCACGATTTAACAGGAAACAATAAGAAGGATCAGCTGATCATTTATAAAGATGTTGTAGAAGAAAGAATTGCTATACATATTATTTCGGATGACTTTAACACTTATATCTTAGAGGGAATCAACATTCAGGTTGATGATTCTATTACTACTTTAAATGTTGCATTTAAGGATTTTAATTATGACGGTATAGATGATATCATTCTCTATACAAATAAACCAGACAAAGTTCCTATTTACATTTTTGGTTATAACACTAATATCAATCAATTTGACTTACTATCTAATTTTTACGTATAACAATGTATTTATATGCCTATCAATAAACGTTTATTTTTAAAAAAATATCATAAAAAGGGTTGTAATTTTTCAAAAAATCACTATAATATATAGTGTGCTTAAAAAGCGATAAGATTCTACAAAATTCGACATCAAAACTTTATTGAAAAAAGTTTTGAAAAGTACTTGCTTTTTCCTTCGAAATTCGATATAATCGTAAACGTCGCTAATAATAAACCTAAATTTGTCCACGTAGTTCAGCAGGATAGAACACAGGCCTTCTAAGCCTGGTGTCGGGGGTTCGAGTCCTCCCGTGGGCGCCATAAAAAAAGCTGTATTAAAACGAGATTTATTTAAATAACGTTTTAATACAGCTTTTTTATTATTTAATTAAATAACTGATCCCCTCTTTCTTATCTTTTTTTATTTTCTGGGTACAATGGTGTTGACTACTAAAAATAGGTAATGTAAAATTAACGTATAACATGTAGTATTTTGTCTAATTCTCTGGTTATGGTTTAATAATAAATAGTTTAAGCTTTTAAATAAAATAGGTACAATAACTCACATCGATATTGTTTTAGGAGGAGATAGTATGAATCTGCAAACTTTTGATACGAGATGTCAAAATGTAGAAGACACTTTGGACCATAACTTTAAGGTAACACAGATTAGGGAATATGTTCGGCGTAATATAAATATTTCAAGCCACAACGTAGTCGCTTTAAATGGTGATGCAGGAAGTGGAAAGAGTAGTCTTCTAGGAACTTTATTTAAAGTATTAGACAAAGAGTTTTTTACGTTAAAATTCAATGTATGGAAATATGAGAATGAAAACACATTATCACTATCTTTACTACATTACTTTTTAAGTCGCACGGAATCTATGTTCAAACATAGTTCAAGTGATGATCTTTCAAAAGTTCTTAAACTAATGGGGGAGTACATACTGACAGAAAAAAGTGATTTGACTAACTTATTTAAAAACTATGAGAATGAACTATTCTATATTGATTATAACTATAATAAAATATCTATAAATATCTATAAAGATCATATAAAAGTCATAGAGTTTAAAGAGAATCACGTAAGAAAACAAGAAACAATTGATAGCCGGTTTAAATTACGTGAAGTTTTTGAATATTTATTTTCTTTGTATTTAGATTTAATTATAAAGAGAGAAAACAACGTGATAATAATCATAGATGAATTAGACACCTATCAGGCCTCAAAGATATTAGAATTTATTAGTAATATAAATCATCTTTTTGCTAACAACTCCAAACTTTTTTTCATAATTGGAATTGATGAAGAATCTCTAATTCAAACAATTACTAAAGAATTTGATAATAAGCATCAGGCCAAACTGTATTTAGAACGTTTGTTTTCATTTACATTTAATATGCCTAAAGGGGATAGTTCAAAAAAAATTGTCAGGAAATTTTTTGGAAATAATTGTGAACTAATAGCTGATTTTTTTGATGTAATTAACTTTACTAATCCAAGAAAAGTATTAAAAGTAATCAAACGCTACTATTCTTTAGTCGAGATTAAAACAAATACAACATTATCTAAAGATATAAGAAGTCTCATACCTGATGTAATTATGAATGAAAACTCATTTAAAGAGACTAAGCATAAACAGACATGGAATACAATCATTGTGTTGTACTTTATCATATTGTATGATTTTTATGGTCAAGAGTATGATGACTTTAAGAACTATTATGGTAGATTTGTTGAGTATGTAAATTTTCTTAATAAAAATAATCGCGTTCAAAATAAGAATAACTATAGCCAACTTCGTATTGATCATTTACATGAAAAAACCTTAGCTGATATTTTTGCTTTTGAAAAAAAGAAATCGAATAACTATGGTTCTACAACCTACTTATCACCAACGTATAATCACTTTTTAGCATCTAAAACGTCTTCAGACTATAAGCCGTTAGCACTTATGTATTTATTCATGCCAAGACTTGAAAAAATTATTGATATCTATAATCCAAAGTATACACAAAAAAGTTCCGAATTAAATATGAATATAAATCCGTCTGACTTTATAAAGATTTCATTTGATTTTGAGAAAAATATTCAATATCGGTTTACAAGGTTTTTATTAAGTAATATAGGTGAAGACGCTATTATGAAAATGGATGCTGAATATCACTTTACATTTTTATTTGATATGATTGAAAAATTATGTTAGTTTATTAGTATCAAGATAGGATAGGTGATAAGATGGTAAGTAAAGAAAAATTAAATCGTATTAATGAATTGTCAAAAAAATCAAAAGAAGAAGGACTTAATACAGCGGAGAAAGAA
This genomic window contains:
- the rph gene encoding ribonuclease PH; its protein translation is MRHDERLNDQIRNVTFELDYTIHAEGSVLVSFGNTKVLCNASIDEKVPIWLRGGNKGWVAAEYSMLPRATATRNIREAARGKLSGRTMEIQRLIGRAFRSVIDLDKLGERTIVVDCDVIQADGGTRTASITGGFLALKIAVNKLLKDGKVKEDPIKEYLAAISVGINNDDVILDLDYVEDSKAQVDMNIVMTEGGNFVEIQGTGEEATFNENQLGTMLSYAKRGISQLILKQQHALGENDEGTSNSN
- a CDS encoding metallophosphoesterase family protein, which gives rise to MKFLIVSDTHGMTEDFIRVFYAFKDQVDYFIHCGDVGFSTLECNELEQFITVEGNCDAGNYPVVETIQKAGSKHNILITHGHLLDVKWNLNRLYYKALEQDAKVVCFGHTHQPLYNRINDVVLINPGSLFANRGVRGKTFAILTLDNDHINVTHYNAETFTPYTL
- a CDS encoding peroxiredoxin, with translation MLQIGDYVDFNLPGTDGNDHKTEDYKGKVIVLYTYPRDNTPGCTVEAKRFRDLHEEIIKQNAIVIGINKNSMKSHHNFIDKHCLPFNLLVDKDLELLSVLGATKDETKVARKTYIISEKGDLENVFNTVKAKTHPNEVLEYLKNRS
- a CDS encoding P-loop NTPase fold protein, yielding MNLQTFDTRCQNVEDTLDHNFKVTQIREYVRRNINISSHNVVALNGDAGSGKSSLLGTLFKVLDKEFFTLKFNVWKYENENTLSLSLLHYFLSRTESMFKHSSSDDLSKVLKLMGEYILTEKSDLTNLFKNYENELFYIDYNYNKISINIYKDHIKVIEFKENHVRKQETIDSRFKLREVFEYLFSLYLDLIIKRENNVIIIIDELDTYQASKILEFISNINHLFANNSKLFFIIGIDEESLIQTITKEFDNKHQAKLYLERLFSFTFNMPKGDSSKKIVRKFFGNNCELIADFFDVINFTNPRKVLKVIKRYYSLVEIKTNTTLSKDIRSLIPDVIMNENSFKETKHKQTWNTIIVLYFIILYDFYGQEYDDFKNYYGRFVEYVNFLNKNNRVQNKNNYSQLRIDHLHEKTLADIFAFEKKKSNNYGSTTYLSPTYNHFLASKTSSDYKPLALMYLFMPRLEKIIDIYNPKYTQKSSELNMNINPSDFIKISFDFEKNIQYRFTRFLLSNIGEDAIMKMDAEYHFTFLFDMIEKLC